Proteins encoded in a region of the Acidibrevibacterium fodinaquatile genome:
- a CDS encoding transporter family protein — MEQPTITEESSNFQRIIGQTVILYGASPNLALITESNLFVNTMADVVSGGKTVRLAASGIGDTTQEARYTVYQLDGTASTFRLAPLIGITLPTGMDGANPQMPREDQPGMGNFGGRIAMTSSWQTLHWNAEAEIGYNSYAPGAGYQVGNQFVADAAFHYVIWPRDLSANIPGELFASLETNYFDTGNSRINGQTSPGTGGQLWLLDPGLDYSTPHYGVALTALLPIQQQTMNGIGNRYDFGIELHFRWSFYTSYHW, encoded by the coding sequence TTGGAACAGCCAACGATAACAGAGGAATCCTCAAATTTTCAAAGGATAATAGGGCAAACAGTAATCCTCTATGGCGCCTCACCGAATCTTGCGTTAATAACGGAAAGTAATCTTTTTGTTAACACGATGGCAGATGTCGTTAGCGGCGGGAAGACCGTTCGACTAGCCGCGTCTGGCATAGGAGACACCACTCAGGAGGCACGCTACACTGTATACCAATTAGATGGTACTGCATCGACCTTTCGTCTGGCGCCGCTAATTGGCATAACATTACCGACCGGCATGGACGGCGCTAACCCACAAATGCCTCGCGAGGACCAGCCGGGGATGGGTAATTTTGGCGGACGCATTGCCATGACCAGTTCATGGCAGACGCTACATTGGAATGCGGAGGCCGAAATTGGCTACAATTCATATGCGCCCGGAGCGGGTTATCAAGTTGGTAATCAATTTGTTGCAGATGCGGCCTTTCATTATGTGATCTGGCCGCGTGACCTAAGCGCCAATATCCCGGGCGAGCTATTCGCGTCGTTAGAAACAAATTATTTTGATACCGGGAATAGCCGTATAAACGGACAGACTTCTCCAGGGACGGGCGGGCAACTTTGGCTGTTGGACCCTGGATTAGATTATAGTACACCGCACTATGGGGTGGCGCTAACCGCTCTTTTGCCGATACAACAGCAAACAATGAATGGCATCGGAAATCGTTATGATTTCGGTATCGAGCTTCATTTTCGCTGGAGTTTCTATACATCTTATCATTGGTAA
- a CDS encoding heavy-metal-associated domain-containing protein, with product MRFPYRRQMIHALKVLLTAGVFFRNIAVIGAESPNPMSSHEAIAVVKGVAVPFSVFGIIKRLEQIPGVEQVSFNLSQGLADIHVKPEARVTDDQIRQAIVDASYTPGDIRWIPSQESAGR from the coding sequence ATGCGTTTTCCATACCGTCGTCAGATGATTCATGCGCTTAAAGTACTACTCACGGCCGGTGTTTTTTTTCGAAATATCGCGGTTATCGGAGCGGAATCGCCGAACCCAATGTCAAGCCACGAAGCGATTGCTGTGGTCAAAGGTGTGGCGGTCCCGTTTTCTGTGTTCGGTATCATCAAGCGTTTGGAACAGATACCAGGAGTCGAGCAGGTCAGCTTCAACTTGAGTCAGGGCTTAGCGGATATCCACGTCAAACCAGAGGCGCGGGTCACCGACGATCAAATTCGTCAGGCCATTGTGGATGCCAGCTATACCCCCGGCGATATTCGTTGGATCCCGTCACAGGAATCAGCCGGCAGATAG